A DNA window from Schistocerca gregaria isolate iqSchGreg1 chromosome 2, iqSchGreg1.2, whole genome shotgun sequence contains the following coding sequences:
- the LOC126336004 gene encoding myc-associated zinc finger protein-like: MSLQRQRPRPAPPAAAAPAPPPATSARRQCLVWAPAASLAPAVARRSSSSSRSHSAAADCPPRQPPGAAAAAAAAASAHHCRRKDKYSPPPQPPPSASPRHSTAQVPASRLLTSVSPTNATLSLV, translated from the coding sequence CTGCAGCGTCAGCGGCCGCGTCCAGCGCCCCCGGCCGCGGCAGCGCCAGCGCCTCCGCCGGCCACGTCGGCGCGCCGGCAGTGCCTGGTGTGGGCGCCTGCAGCGAGTCTCGCGCCCGCCGTCGCCcggagaagcagcagcagcagccgcagccacAGCGCCGCCGCCGACTGCCCGCCGCGACAACCAcctggcgccgccgccgccgccgccgccgccgccagcgcgcACCACTGCCGCCGCAAGGACAAGTActcgccgcccccgcagccgccgccCTCCGCCTCTCCGCGACACTCCACAGCGCAGGTACCGGCGTCCCGGCTGCTAACAAGTGTGTCGCCTACTAACGCAACGTTATCGCTGGTGTGA